One genomic region from Bacteroidota bacterium encodes:
- a CDS encoding acyl carrier protein: MNKTDIFIKLKEIFATVFKDSKLELTEKTTASDVDKWDSLNHVVLFNTIEKSFNIQFEFDDMLELNSVGEICDNIFEKLN; this comes from the coding sequence ATGAATAAAACTGATATTTTTATAAAGCTTAAAGAAATATTTGCAACAGTTTTTAAAGACAGCAAACTCGAACTCACAGAAAAAACTACCGCTTCTGATGTTGACAAATGGGATTCTTTAAATCATGTTGTGCTATTTAATACTATTGAAAAGAGTTTTAATATTCAGTTTGAATTTGATGATATGCTTGAACTCAATTCAGTAGGTGAAATTTGTGATAACATTTTTGAAAAATTAAATTGA